A window of Tautonia plasticadhaerens contains these coding sequences:
- a CDS encoding heparan-alpha-glucosaminide N-acetyltransferase domain-containing protein, which translates to MATAHVQVGTEPASRRIASLDQFRGYTVVGMLLVNFLGSYDWVSRNLPVLDHHNTYCSYADTIMPQFFFAVGYAYRLTLLKRLRREGRRSAYGHVASRSMGLMLIGFIVYHLDGGVKSWEELKGLGLPGFFETAFQRSWFQTLTHIALASLWIMPVIAAGTAARLAFAAGSAALHLWLSDLFFFDWAMGRPVIDGGQLAFLSWTTPMILGSVAYDLMASRGPRGSLAPLLGWALVLMAAGYGLSCLGGAEASDGSPRPGWAAPPFFPPGIEPNLWTMSQRAGTVSYLTFAAGFSAAIFALFVLLCDLGPIRLGIFRTFGRNALAAYVLHPLVNSAVTPYVPRDAPGWYAAAGFGVAFAITYLLVRHLEKNQIYLKL; encoded by the coding sequence ATGGCGACGGCGCACGTGCAGGTTGGTACCGAGCCGGCGTCGAGGCGGATCGCCTCGCTCGACCAGTTCCGCGGCTACACCGTGGTCGGGATGCTGCTCGTGAACTTCCTGGGGAGCTACGACTGGGTCTCGCGCAACCTCCCGGTGCTCGATCACCACAACACGTATTGCAGCTATGCCGACACGATCATGCCCCAGTTCTTCTTCGCCGTGGGGTATGCATACCGGCTGACCCTGCTCAAGCGCCTGCGACGCGAGGGACGGCGGTCGGCCTACGGGCACGTCGCGTCGAGGTCGATGGGGTTGATGCTCATCGGTTTCATCGTGTACCACCTCGACGGGGGCGTGAAGTCCTGGGAGGAGCTGAAGGGCCTCGGGCTCCCCGGCTTTTTCGAGACGGCGTTCCAGCGGAGCTGGTTCCAGACCCTGACGCACATCGCGTTGGCCTCGCTGTGGATCATGCCGGTGATCGCCGCCGGCACGGCCGCGAGGCTCGCGTTCGCGGCGGGGTCGGCGGCCCTGCACCTGTGGCTTTCGGACCTGTTCTTCTTCGACTGGGCGATGGGCCGCCCGGTGATCGACGGCGGCCAGCTCGCCTTCCTGAGCTGGACGACGCCGATGATCCTCGGCTCGGTCGCCTACGACCTGATGGCCTCCCGGGGCCCACGGGGGTCGCTGGCCCCGCTGCTCGGCTGGGCGCTGGTGCTCATGGCGGCCGGTTACGGCCTGTCATGTCTGGGAGGGGCGGAGGCGAGCGACGGGTCGCCCCGGCCCGGCTGGGCGGCGCCGCCGTTCTTCCCCCCCGGGATCGAGCCGAACCTCTGGACGATGAGCCAGAGGGCCGGGACCGTCAGCTACCTGACCTTCGCGGCCGGGTTCTCGGCGGCAATATTCGCCCTGTTCGTGCTGCTCTGCGACCTGGGCCCGATCCGCCTCGGGATCTTCCGGACCTTCGGCCGGAACGCGCTGGCGGCGTATGTGCTGCACCCGCTGGTGAATTCGGCGGTGACGCCGTACGTCCCGAGGGACGCCCCGGGTTGGTACGCCGCGGCGGGATTCGGCGTCGCGTTCGCCATCACGTACCTCCTGGTGCGGCACCTGGAGAAGAATCAAATCTATCTCAAGCTTTGA
- a CDS encoding ABC transporter ATP-binding protein — MIDVLDVTKTYRRGEQQVDALRGVTCHIPRGSCAFIVGPSGSGKSTLLYLLGALDRPGGGSIRIEGSDLTAMSEPELNAYRRDHIGFIFQSFNLINNLTAIENVLIPFLPRGITPEQRERAERLLGEVGLGDRTHHRPRQLSGGEQQRVAIARALIKDPVLVLADEPTGELDSKTGDEIYRILRRLQAEQSTTLVVVTHDRRFIRPDDIVLEIQDGLLRTDAQPQPGHLAEAR, encoded by the coding sequence ATGATCGACGTCCTCGACGTGACCAAGACCTACCGCCGGGGAGAGCAGCAGGTCGACGCCCTCCGGGGGGTCACCTGCCACATCCCCCGCGGCTCCTGCGCCTTCATCGTCGGCCCGTCGGGGTCGGGCAAGAGTACCCTCCTGTACCTGCTCGGGGCCCTCGACCGCCCCGGCGGCGGCTCGATCCGCATCGAGGGTTCCGACCTCACCGCCATGTCCGAACCCGAGCTGAACGCCTACCGGCGCGACCACATCGGCTTCATCTTCCAGTCGTTCAACCTGATCAACAATCTCACGGCGATCGAGAACGTCCTCATCCCCTTCCTGCCCCGGGGCATCACCCCCGAGCAACGCGAGCGGGCCGAGCGGCTCCTGGGCGAGGTCGGCCTCGGCGACCGGACGCACCATCGCCCCCGCCAGCTCTCCGGCGGCGAGCAGCAGCGCGTCGCCATCGCCCGGGCCCTGATCAAGGACCCGGTCCTCGTCCTCGCCGACGAGCCCACCGGCGAGCTCGACTCGAAGACCGGGGACGAGATCTACCGGATCCTCCGCCGCCTCCAGGCCGAGCAATCGACGACCCTGGTCGTCGTCACCCACGACCGCCGCTTCATCCGCCCCGACGACATCGTCCTCGAGATCCAGGACGGCCTGCTCCGCACCGACGCCCAACCCCAGCCCGGCCACCTCGCCGAGGCCCGCTGA
- a CDS encoding DUF3140 domain-containing protein, with amino-acid sequence MAQSPTSKPKPKRDGEQTRRDETIASFKAHVNMSASQVEAWLKTKDSRSVGRRRSGEDEAVGHKSGRRIVEILRTRKAEYGDDDFAHMRKVVGYIKRHLKQRPSGDVADTRWRYSLMNWGHDPLKD; translated from the coding sequence ATGGCCCAATCACCCACCTCGAAGCCGAAGCCGAAGCGGGACGGCGAGCAGACGCGCCGGGACGAGACGATCGCGTCCTTCAAGGCTCACGTCAACATGTCCGCCTCCCAGGTCGAGGCGTGGCTCAAGACCAAGGACTCCCGCTCGGTCGGCCGCCGGAGGAGCGGGGAAGATGAGGCGGTCGGCCACAAGTCGGGGCGGAGGATCGTCGAGATCCTGCGCACGCGGAAGGCGGAGTACGGCGACGACGACTTCGCCCACATGCGCAAGGTCGTCGGCTACATCAAGCGACACCTGAAGCAGCGTCCCTCGGGCGACGTGGCCGACACGAGGTGGCGATACTCACTGATGAACTGGGGCCATGATCCGCTGAAGGATTAA
- a CDS encoding ABC transporter permease, whose translation MWRFAWKNLLTRPLRTTLALVGLSIPILGVLGLYSVSGGLKNLVDDTLEKIQGVVVLRENAPSPVFSSVDPAYVDRIAAIPGVRAVAPEVWGIPPTVEGSSLMTRAVSGELGGLLSGEGDRERMERRMQTMFDAIVLSGQDIPSHMDLNTAVFANAMVPPGQGGGRFLDESDIGENHIVISAKIAENLASPDGTPKRVGDTLRIGSDPETADVFEIIGIYNTGSMFLDVVMITDIDVARRVLKEREDKISNIYVESDDPRRINEIAAAIEAELPDVDAREMDELASDFTRLLGDLDKFLLMIVSLALLVGVVGIVNTMLMSTTERFAEFGVLRTNGWSRGDVLLLVTAESAYLGLWAGLVGCGLSMILVAIGNQFVGGGLKLALGPGLMAFGLGLSVVMGVLGGLYPAWRASRLVPMDAIRLGAH comes from the coding sequence ATGTGGCGTTTCGCCTGGAAAAACCTGCTCACCCGACCGTTGCGCACCACCCTGGCCCTGGTCGGACTCTCCATCCCCATCCTCGGGGTGCTGGGCCTCTACAGCGTCTCGGGGGGGCTGAAGAATCTCGTCGACGACACGCTGGAGAAGATCCAGGGGGTGGTCGTCCTCCGGGAGAATGCGCCGAGCCCGGTCTTCAGCAGCGTGGATCCCGCCTACGTCGATCGGATCGCCGCGATCCCCGGCGTCCGGGCCGTCGCGCCGGAGGTCTGGGGCATCCCCCCCACCGTCGAGGGCTCCAGCCTGATGACCAGGGCGGTCTCCGGGGAACTCGGCGGCCTGCTCAGCGGCGAGGGCGACCGGGAGCGCATGGAGCGCAGGATGCAAACCATGTTCGACGCGATCGTCCTCTCCGGGCAAGACATCCCGTCGCACATGGACCTGAACACCGCCGTCTTCGCCAACGCCATGGTCCCACCGGGGCAGGGGGGGGGGCGGTTCCTCGACGAGTCGGACATCGGCGAGAACCACATCGTCATCAGCGCCAAGATCGCCGAGAACCTCGCCTCCCCCGACGGCACCCCGAAGCGGGTGGGCGACACCCTCCGCATCGGCTCCGACCCCGAGACGGCCGACGTCTTCGAGATCATCGGCATCTACAACACCGGTTCGATGTTCCTCGACGTGGTGATGATCACGGACATCGACGTCGCCCGCCGGGTCCTCAAGGAGCGCGAGGACAAGATCTCCAACATTTACGTCGAGTCCGACGACCCTCGACGCATCAACGAGATCGCCGCCGCCATCGAGGCCGAGCTGCCCGACGTCGACGCCCGCGAGATGGACGAGCTGGCCTCGGATTTCACCCGACTGCTCGGCGACCTGGACAAGTTCCTGCTGATGATCGTCAGCCTCGCGCTGCTCGTCGGCGTCGTCGGGATCGTGAACACGATGCTCATGAGCACCACCGAGCGGTTCGCCGAGTTCGGCGTGCTCCGCACCAATGGCTGGTCCCGGGGCGACGTGCTGCTGCTGGTGACGGCCGAGAGCGCCTACCTCGGCCTTTGGGCCGGGCTGGTCGGCTGCGGGCTGTCGATGATCCTCGTCGCCATCGGCAATCAGTTCGTCGGCGGCGGCCTGAAGCTCGCGCTCGGCCCCGGCCTGATGGCCTTCGGCCTCGGGCTGTCCGTGGTCATGGGCGTCCTCGGGGGGCTCTATCCGGCCTGGCGGGCGTCTCGGCTGGTGCCGATGGACGCCATCCGCCTCGGCGCCCACTGA
- a CDS encoding cupin domain-containing protein — translation MTNANTWIDRLGLQPHPEGGYFRESYRSADRLEGGILGGRYGAPRPASTAIYFLLTGEEYSSLHRLKSDEVWHFHAGSALTVHVIEPGGAYRAHRVGLDLDAGQRPQAVVPAGCWFGATVDGPGEYALVGCTVAPGFDFADFELADRDELTRRYPEHAGVIARLTR, via the coding sequence ATGACAAATGCAAACACCTGGATCGACCGCCTCGGCCTCCAGCCCCATCCCGAGGGGGGTTACTTCCGGGAGTCGTACCGATCGGCCGATCGGCTCGAGGGGGGGATCCTCGGCGGGAGGTATGGGGCCCCTCGGCCGGCGTCGACGGCGATCTACTTCCTGCTGACCGGCGAGGAGTACTCGAGCCTGCACCGCCTGAAGTCAGACGAGGTCTGGCACTTCCACGCGGGCTCGGCGCTGACGGTCCACGTGATCGAGCCCGGCGGGGCGTATCGGGCGCATCGCGTGGGCCTGGACCTGGACGCCGGGCAACGTCCCCAGGCGGTGGTGCCCGCGGGATGTTGGTTCGGGGCGACGGTGGATGGACCGGGTGAGTATGCGCTGGTGGGGTGCACCGTGGCCCCCGGATTCGACTTCGCCGATTTCGAGCTGGCCGATCGGGACGAATTGACCCGGCGATACCCGGAGCACGCCGGGGTGATCGCCCGGCTGACGCGCTGA
- a CDS encoding alpha/beta hydrolase: MRLPWIAALLIGPILPAAPALGDTPEPSVADVSYYGEAAPDAYAAERCRLDVFRPEGVDGYPSVVFFHGGGLRDGSRRAGDLLAARFLPEGIGVVVADYRLSPRAECPAYVEDAAAAVAWTLDHIRDLGGDPDRVFVSGHSAGGYLAAMVGLDPQYLVRLDHDPAELAGLLPISGQMITHSTVRAEGGIPEDRPIIDAFAPAFHVRPDAPPILCLAGSDDLPARAEENLYFVAALEAAGHSPSRCLIVDGRDHGSIYSRMADADDPAAEAMLAVIRGPNR, encoded by the coding sequence ATGCGACTCCCATGGATCGCCGCACTCCTGATCGGCCCGATCCTGCCGGCCGCCCCCGCCCTGGGCGACACGCCCGAGCCCTCGGTCGCCGACGTCTCCTACTACGGCGAGGCAGCCCCGGATGCCTACGCCGCGGAGCGTTGTCGGCTCGACGTCTTCCGGCCGGAGGGGGTCGACGGGTATCCGAGCGTCGTCTTCTTCCACGGCGGCGGCCTGCGCGACGGCAGTCGGCGGGCCGGCGACCTGCTCGCGGCGCGGTTCCTGCCCGAGGGGATCGGCGTGGTGGTGGCCGACTATCGCCTCTCGCCCAGGGCCGAATGCCCGGCGTACGTCGAGGACGCCGCGGCGGCCGTGGCCTGGACGCTCGATCACATCCGCGATCTCGGCGGCGATCCCGACCGCGTCTTCGTCTCCGGGCACTCCGCGGGCGGCTACCTCGCGGCGATGGTCGGACTCGACCCGCAATACCTCGTCCGCCTCGACCACGACCCCGCCGAGCTGGCCGGGTTGCTGCCGATCTCCGGGCAGATGATCACGCACTCGACGGTCCGGGCCGAGGGGGGCATTCCCGAGGATCGACCGATCATCGACGCCTTCGCCCCCGCGTTTCACGTCCGGCCCGATGCGCCGCCGATCCTCTGCCTGGCCGGCTCGGACGACCTCCCCGCTCGGGCCGAGGAGAATCTCTACTTCGTCGCCGCCCTAGAGGCCGCGGGTCACTCCCCGTCCCGCTGCCTGATCGTCGACGGCAGGGACCACGGCTCGATCTACTCCCGGATGGCCGACGCCGACGACCCGGCGGCCGAGGCCATGCTGGCCGTCATCCGGGGTCCGAATCGCTGA
- a CDS encoding Tex-like N-terminal domain-containing protein — translation MDTPIQVDLGRIAQDLQIRRIQVESVVQLLDEGNTVPFITRYRKERTGNLEETAIREIQRRVGRLRELAERKETVLRSIEAQGRLTEELAEAIRRADSPQRLEDLYLPFKPKKKTKAGDAREKGLEPLALRIWNRDETLTDLRTAAEAFVDPSKGVDSVDQAIEGVGHILAESISELATVRDAIRRVVWRLGRVVTRKADNLPDGQGVKYSDYFEYSEPLGQVPPHRVLAINRGDKEGPLKVKIEVPRDDLERTMRAQLPLEDHPQSEAFTNAAFDALDRLLMPSLEREVRRELTERAELHAVEVFARNLRSLLLQPPISKQTVLAVDPGFRTGCKVAVLDPHGTVKEHGVVFLMPAHRRAEGKRYIKDLVGRHEVEVIAIGNGTASRETEEFVVEVLEEGTRFHEMALRGEEYVPPPPEVQDLPPLQAPETFGSGLADPATGMTTEAESTSPPPPPEAEQPDNSQGVPAEGHPTAPVAGDVPETPGPTAPGPDPELPHPAREVDSAPDPSPEESPDAPAGSAANGDGDHGRTSRPDESAEALPPLSGGAPDDLPPIRGGAPTDDESRPEPDPQDPPPSGPKPDLPAEPDPGANPADEPTGSPEHDAEQPGQSSYDVTPPPEGPDASRAMAEQPAVAQHLDTTPHAPAAGTPPEESPDEPTSASSSPSSIVAPDPAPGAPEFVPDPSAIEAPTGAGPGPEPSTPGEGTASEAPSGPPFDHADPAEAEVARAEAGGGEIEAAPLPGEAPDPSSSAGATAEGQPAGTSVVDLTKPPVGSGTKPAKGQQTGKKQRDRDQRPKPKGPPPPPMPHAADPILARLSYVIVNEAGASVYSASPIGKEEFPSYDATTRGTISIGRRLQDPLAELVKIEPQNIGVGLYQHDVGTKQLKDSLESVIESCVNYVGVDLNSASVPLLRHVSGLNSLTARRLVEYRQQHGPFVRRDQIRQIEGVGDVTFTQAAGFLKVLEGENPLDRTWVHPESYPAAESLLTRLGFDLGTLLDRERLTALQARLGELREKPEELAELAKELELGEPTLVDIIEALSRPGRDPREDLPKPVFKKGFLKLEDLQAGMELRGTVLNVVDFGAFVDIGLKDSGLVHISQLANRYVKSPHDVVSVGDVVTVWVLSVDQDRKKVSLTMVPPGTERPRGRGHGHGDGGEGEARGQGQGRPPRGRGRGRGPGHPPEGQAAPTEGAAPSAEGGTTERRPGTGRIPGPPLRAQQGPRGRGGRGGPGGPGGPGGGGRGFGRGGPGGRGGPGGGRPDQAAPPPPRPSQPRKPAPPPEPLSQDAIKGSVPLRSFGQLAQLYKTRTPDDPEQGDEPQPAPPPTATTTGQSTPPPADPAAPESSTPPDESKPDA, via the coding sequence ATGGACACCCCGATTCAAGTCGACCTGGGCCGGATCGCGCAAGATTTGCAGATCCGGAGGATTCAGGTCGAGAGCGTCGTGCAGTTGCTCGACGAGGGCAACACCGTCCCCTTCATCACCCGGTATCGCAAGGAGCGGACCGGGAACCTGGAGGAGACGGCCATCCGCGAGATCCAGCGCCGGGTCGGGCGCCTCAGGGAGTTGGCCGAGCGCAAGGAGACGGTCCTCCGATCCATCGAAGCCCAGGGGAGATTGACCGAGGAACTGGCCGAGGCGATCCGACGCGCCGACTCTCCCCAGCGGCTGGAAGACCTGTACCTCCCCTTCAAGCCCAAGAAGAAGACCAAGGCCGGCGACGCCCGGGAGAAGGGCCTCGAGCCGCTCGCCCTCCGCATCTGGAACCGGGACGAGACGCTCACCGACCTCCGGACCGCCGCGGAGGCCTTCGTCGACCCCTCGAAGGGGGTCGATTCGGTCGACCAGGCGATCGAGGGGGTCGGCCACATCCTGGCCGAGTCGATCAGCGAGCTGGCCACGGTCCGGGATGCCATCCGTCGCGTCGTCTGGAGGCTCGGCCGGGTCGTCACCCGCAAGGCCGACAACCTGCCCGACGGCCAGGGCGTGAAGTACTCCGACTACTTCGAATACTCCGAGCCCCTCGGCCAGGTCCCCCCCCACCGCGTCCTCGCCATCAACCGGGGCGACAAGGAAGGCCCGCTGAAGGTCAAGATCGAGGTCCCCCGGGACGACCTGGAACGCACGATGCGCGCCCAGCTGCCGCTGGAGGACCACCCCCAGTCCGAGGCATTCACCAACGCGGCCTTCGACGCGCTGGACCGCCTGCTCATGCCGAGCCTGGAGCGGGAGGTCCGCCGGGAGCTGACCGAGCGGGCCGAGCTGCACGCCGTCGAGGTGTTCGCCCGCAACCTCCGCAGCCTGCTGCTGCAGCCGCCGATCTCCAAGCAGACGGTCCTCGCCGTCGATCCCGGCTTCCGGACCGGCTGCAAGGTCGCCGTGCTCGACCCCCATGGGACCGTCAAGGAGCACGGCGTCGTCTTCCTGATGCCGGCCCACCGCCGGGCCGAGGGGAAGCGGTACATCAAGGATCTCGTCGGCCGTCACGAGGTCGAGGTCATCGCCATCGGCAACGGCACCGCCAGCCGAGAGACCGAGGAGTTCGTCGTCGAAGTCCTCGAGGAAGGGACCAGGTTCCACGAGATGGCCCTCCGAGGCGAGGAGTACGTCCCGCCCCCGCCCGAGGTGCAGGACCTCCCCCCCCTGCAGGCCCCCGAGACGTTCGGCTCCGGCCTCGCCGATCCGGCGACCGGCATGACCACCGAAGCCGAGTCGACGAGCCCGCCCCCGCCCCCGGAGGCCGAACAGCCCGACAACTCCCAGGGGGTCCCGGCCGAGGGACATCCCACCGCCCCGGTGGCCGGGGACGTCCCGGAGACCCCCGGGCCCACCGCCCCCGGGCCCGACCCGGAGCTACCCCACCCCGCCCGGGAAGTCGACTCGGCACCCGACCCCTCCCCCGAGGAATCGCCCGACGCGCCCGCCGGATCGGCCGCCAACGGCGACGGGGACCATGGCCGGACCTCCCGCCCGGATGAGTCCGCCGAGGCGCTCCCCCCCCTCTCCGGAGGTGCCCCGGACGATCTCCCCCCGATCCGGGGGGGGGCACCTACCGACGACGAGTCTCGCCCCGAGCCCGACCCCCAGGATCCCCCCCCCTCAGGCCCCAAGCCCGACCTCCCCGCCGAGCCCGATCCCGGCGCCAACCCGGCCGACGAGCCGACCGGCTCCCCCGAGCACGACGCCGAGCAGCCCGGCCAGTCCTCCTACGACGTCACGCCGCCGCCCGAGGGCCCCGACGCGTCCCGGGCCATGGCCGAGCAGCCCGCCGTCGCCCAGCATCTCGACACTACTCCCCATGCCCCCGCGGCGGGCACTCCTCCCGAGGAGTCCCCGGACGAGCCGACGAGCGCTTCCTCCTCACCGTCGAGCATCGTAGCCCCCGATCCCGCCCCTGGGGCGCCGGAATTCGTGCCGGACCCCTCGGCCATCGAGGCCCCCACCGGCGCGGGCCCGGGTCCGGAGCCGTCGACCCCCGGCGAGGGGACGGCGTCCGAGGCCCCCTCGGGACCGCCGTTTGACCACGCCGACCCGGCCGAGGCCGAGGTCGCCCGGGCCGAGGCCGGGGGCGGCGAGATCGAGGCCGCACCGCTCCCGGGCGAGGCCCCGGATCCCTCCTCCTCGGCCGGCGCCACCGCCGAAGGCCAGCCCGCCGGCACCTCGGTGGTCGACCTGACCAAGCCGCCGGTCGGCTCGGGCACCAAGCCCGCCAAGGGACAGCAAACCGGCAAGAAGCAGCGCGACCGCGACCAGCGGCCCAAGCCGAAGGGCCCGCCCCCGCCGCCGATGCCCCACGCGGCCGACCCGATCCTGGCCAGGCTCTCCTACGTCATCGTGAATGAGGCGGGGGCCAGCGTCTATTCGGCCAGCCCGATCGGCAAGGAAGAGTTCCCCAGCTACGACGCCACCACGAGGGGGACGATCTCCATCGGCCGTCGGCTCCAGGATCCCCTGGCCGAATTGGTCAAGATCGAGCCCCAGAACATCGGCGTCGGCCTCTATCAACACGACGTCGGCACGAAGCAGCTCAAGGACTCGTTGGAGTCGGTCATCGAGAGCTGCGTCAATTACGTCGGCGTCGACCTGAACTCGGCCAGCGTCCCGCTGCTGAGGCACGTCTCCGGCCTGAACTCCTTGACCGCCCGTCGGTTGGTCGAGTACCGCCAGCAGCACGGCCCCTTCGTCAGGCGCGATCAGATACGGCAGATCGAGGGGGTCGGCGACGTCACCTTCACCCAGGCCGCCGGCTTCCTCAAGGTCCTCGAGGGGGAGAACCCCCTGGACCGGACCTGGGTCCACCCCGAGAGCTATCCGGCGGCCGAGTCGCTCCTGACGAGGCTCGGATTCGACCTGGGCACCCTGCTCGACCGCGAACGCCTGACCGCCCTCCAGGCCCGGCTCGGCGAACTGAGGGAGAAGCCCGAGGAGCTCGCCGAGCTCGCCAAGGAACTCGAACTCGGCGAGCCGACGCTCGTCGACATCATCGAGGCCCTCTCCCGACCCGGCCGGGATCCCCGCGAGGACCTGCCCAAGCCGGTCTTCAAGAAGGGCTTCCTCAAGCTGGAGGACCTTCAGGCCGGCATGGAGCTGCGGGGCACGGTCCTCAACGTGGTCGACTTCGGCGCCTTCGTCGACATCGGCCTGAAGGACTCCGGCCTGGTCCACATCAGCCAGCTCGCCAACCGGTACGTCAAGAGCCCGCACGACGTGGTCAGCGTCGGCGACGTGGTCACCGTCTGGGTCCTCAGCGTCGATCAAGACCGGAAGAAGGTCTCCTTGACGATGGTCCCCCCCGGCACCGAACGCCCCCGGGGCCGAGGCCATGGGCACGGAGACGGCGGCGAGGGCGAGGCCCGAGGCCAGGGCCAGGGCCGACCGCCCCGGGGCCGGGGTCGAGGCCGAGGCCCCGGCCATCCCCCGGAGGGGCAGGCCGCCCCGACCGAGGGGGCCGCACCCTCCGCCGAAGGAGGGACCACCGAGCGTCGCCCGGGCACCGGACGGATCCCCGGACCACCCCTGCGAGCCCAGCAAGGCCCTCGCGGTCGAGGCGGCCGGGGAGGCCCCGGAGGCCCTGGAGGCCCCGGAGGAGGCGGACGCGGTTTCGGCCGGGGAGGGCCCGGTGGTCGCGGGGGGCCCGGCGGCGGTCGTCCCGACCAGGCGGCCCCGCCCCCGCCCCGCCCGTCCCAGCCCCGAAAGCCCGCCCCACCCCCCGAGCCGCTCTCGCAGGACGCCATCAAGGGCTCCGTACCGCTCCGCTCCTTCGGCCAGTTGGCCCAGCTCTACAAGACGCGCACCCCGGACGACCCGGAGCAGGGAGATGAGCCCCAGCCGGCCCCGCCGCCGACGGCGACGACCACGGGCCAGTCCACCCCTCCCCCGGCCGATCCGGCTGCCCCCGAGTCGTCGACACCCCCCGACGAGTCGAAGCCGGACGCGTGA
- a CDS encoding NAD(P)H-quinone oxidoreductase gives MRAVVITRPGGPEVLEVREVPRPEARGDRVLVRVRASGLNRADTLQARGMYPAPPGSPPDVPGLEFAGEVENKGPDAIGSIRPGDRVFGIVGGGGLAEYVSVPERMLVRIPANLDWAEAAAVPEVFLTAFDAIDLQAELRPGEAVLIHAVGGGVGSAALQIARAMGCPTFGTARTASKLERAGAYGLDVGIDTSTEEFPKVILDRTGGEGVPAIIDHVGGPYLSANLDALATKGRLVVVGLLGGRKAELDLSQLLAKRARLVGTTLRARPIEEKIAATRRFADRVVPWLERRTVMPVVDRAFPLDEVVAAASHMESNRGFGKVVLMMGD, from the coding sequence ATGCGAGCCGTCGTCATCACCCGCCCCGGGGGCCCCGAGGTCCTGGAGGTCCGCGAGGTCCCCCGGCCGGAGGCGAGGGGGGATCGGGTGCTGGTCCGGGTGCGGGCCTCGGGCCTGAACCGGGCCGACACGCTGCAAGCCCGGGGGATGTACCCCGCGCCCCCGGGAAGCCCCCCGGACGTCCCGGGGCTGGAATTCGCGGGCGAGGTCGAGAACAAGGGCCCCGACGCGATCGGGTCGATCCGGCCGGGCGACCGGGTCTTCGGCATCGTCGGCGGCGGGGGGCTGGCGGAGTACGTCTCGGTCCCCGAGCGGATGCTGGTCCGGATCCCGGCGAACCTCGACTGGGCGGAGGCCGCCGCCGTGCCGGAGGTCTTCCTGACGGCCTTCGACGCGATCGACCTGCAGGCCGAGCTGCGGCCGGGCGAGGCGGTGCTGATCCACGCCGTCGGCGGCGGGGTCGGCTCGGCGGCGCTCCAGATCGCCCGGGCGATGGGCTGCCCCACCTTCGGCACCGCCCGGACGGCGAGCAAGCTGGAGCGGGCCGGGGCCTACGGCTTGGATGTCGGCATCGACACCTCGACCGAGGAGTTCCCGAAGGTCATCCTGGATCGGACCGGGGGGGAGGGGGTGCCGGCGATCATCGACCACGTCGGCGGCCCCTACCTGTCGGCCAACCTCGACGCGCTTGCGACGAAGGGCCGGCTGGTGGTCGTGGGCCTGCTCGGCGGGAGGAAGGCGGAACTGGACCTATCGCAATTGCTGGCGAAGCGGGCCCGGCTCGTCGGGACGACACTCCGCGCCCGCCCGATCGAGGAGAAGATCGCCGCGACGCGTCGCTTCGCCGATCGGGTGGTCCCGTGGCTGGAACGCCGGACGGTCATGCCCGTCGTCGACCGGGCCTTCCCTTTGGACGAGGTGGTCGCTGCGGCATCGCACATGGAGTCGAACCGGGGATTCGGCAAGGTGGTCCTGATGATGGGCGATTGA